In one Oryza glaberrima chromosome 2, OglaRS2, whole genome shotgun sequence genomic region, the following are encoded:
- the LOC127763885 gene encoding serine/arginine-rich splicing factor RSZ21 isoform X1, translated as MARLYVGNLDPRVTSGELEDEFRVFGVLRSVWVARKPPGFAFIDFDDKRDAEDALRDLDGKNGWRVELSRNSSSRGGRDRHGGSEMKCYECGETGHFARECRLRIGPGGLGSGKRRSRSRSRSRSPQYRKSPTYGRRSYSPRDRSPRRRSVSPVRGRSYSRSPRGRGGSPYADGRDGGRYRRSRS; from the exons ATGGCCCGCTTGTATGTTGGCAACTTGGATCCCCGAGTGACTTCCGGGGAACTTGAAGATGAGTTTCGTGTGTTTGGAGTTCTGCGAAG TGTCTGGGTTGCCCGTAAACCACCTGGTTTTGCATTTATCGATTTTGATGACAAGAGGGATGCTGAGGATGCACTCCGTGATTTAGATG GCAAGAATGGATGGAGAGTTGAGCTCTCACGGAACTCAAGTAGCCGCGGAGGTCGTGATCGACATGGTGGGTCTGAGATGAAGTGCTATGAGTGTGGTGAAACTGGGCACTTTGCTCGTGAATGTCGTTTGCGTATTGGTCCTGGAGGTCTGGGTAGTGGAAAGCGTCGTAGCAGGAGTCGCAGCCGCAGTCGCAGCCCTCAATACCGCAAGAGCCCGACCTATGGTAGAAG AAGCTACAGTCCTCGTGATCGCTCTCCAAGGCGCCGCAGTGTTTCACCAGTTCGTGGGCGCAGCTACAGCAGGTCACCACGTGGCCGAGGTGGTTCTCCTTATGCTGACGG AAGAGATGGTGGCAGGTACCGCCGTAGCAGGAGCTAG
- the LOC127763885 gene encoding serine/arginine-rich splicing factor RSZ21 isoform X2 codes for MARLYVGNLDPRVTSGELEDEFRVFGVLRSVWVARKPPGFAFIDFDDKRDAEDALRDLDGKNGWRVELSRNSSSRGGRDRHGGSEMKCYECGETGHFARECRLRIGPGGLGSGKRRSRSRSRSRSPQYRKSPTYGRRSYSPRDRSPRRRSVSPVRGRSYSRSPRGRGGSPYADGDGGRYRRSRS; via the exons ATGGCCCGCTTGTATGTTGGCAACTTGGATCCCCGAGTGACTTCCGGGGAACTTGAAGATGAGTTTCGTGTGTTTGGAGTTCTGCGAAG TGTCTGGGTTGCCCGTAAACCACCTGGTTTTGCATTTATCGATTTTGATGACAAGAGGGATGCTGAGGATGCACTCCGTGATTTAGATG GCAAGAATGGATGGAGAGTTGAGCTCTCACGGAACTCAAGTAGCCGCGGAGGTCGTGATCGACATGGTGGGTCTGAGATGAAGTGCTATGAGTGTGGTGAAACTGGGCACTTTGCTCGTGAATGTCGTTTGCGTATTGGTCCTGGAGGTCTGGGTAGTGGAAAGCGTCGTAGCAGGAGTCGCAGCCGCAGTCGCAGCCCTCAATACCGCAAGAGCCCGACCTATGGTAGAAG AAGCTACAGTCCTCGTGATCGCTCTCCAAGGCGCCGCAGTGTTTCACCAGTTCGTGGGCGCAGCTACAGCAGGTCACCACGTGGCCGAGGTGGTTCTCCTTATGCTGACGG AGATGGTGGCAGGTACCGCCGTAGCAGGAGCTAG
- the LOC127764024 gene encoding protein CYPRO4-like yields MGGAHSREDLDLTSSDDEDDDEEYDAQTATSAASREDILRTSTPSSLEFLDAKLKALDLKYQAPNAAKLYLHVGGASASARWVPAERRATYAFVDKATAAGDSDCGGPRWVLEVGPGPRVSAPVGPALQLKALPAQRRADFAAGGSVWALRLPTDAAFRRFRQEYDRCLFENTYGVEATDEGRKEVFGADFAAWARPGESDDAVWADAEDSFTPPVATPARDLLEEFEEEAGDGSIQSLALGALDNSFLVGGSGIQVVKNFRHGVHGKGVSVRISDGRGGGNAYMTPQKALLMRGETNMLLMSPGETGTRHSNGVHHVDIETGKVVAQWRFEKDGTDITMRDIANDSKGAQLEPSGSTFLGLDDNRLCRWDMRDSRGRVQTIGSSSESPVLQWSQGHQFSRGTNFQCFASTGDGSIVVGSVDGKIRLYSKSSMRMAKTAFPGLGSPITHVDVTYDGKWILGTTDTYLILICTIFKDKDGKEKTGFSGRMGNRIAAPRLLKLSPLDSILAGSENKFHGGQFSWVTENGKQEKHLVATVGKFSVIWNFQQVKDSNHECYRDQEGLKSCYCYKVVLKDESIVDSRFMHEKFATTDSPEAPLVVATPMKVSSFSLANRRLH; encoded by the exons ATGGGCGGCGCCCACAGCCGCGAGGACCTCGACCTCACCTcctccgacgacgaggacgacgacgaggagtacGACGCCCagaccgccacctccgccgcctctcgaGAGGACATCCTCCGGACCTCTACCCCCTCCTCCCTCGAGTTCCTCGACGCGAAGCTGAAAGCGCTCGATCTCAAGTACCAGGCGCCGAACGCGGCGAAGCTGTACCTCCACGtcggcggcgcctccgcctccgcgcgctgGGTGCCGGCCGAGCGGCGGGCGACCTACGCCTTCGTCGacaaggcgacggcggcgggcgacagCGATTGTGGCGGCCCGAGGTGGGTTCTGGAGGTTGGTCCGGGTCCCAGGGTCTCCGCCCCCGTCGGCCCGGCGCTACAGCTCAAGGCGCTCCCCGCGCAGCGCCGGGCCGATTTCGCCGCGGGCGGCTCCGTCTGGGCGCTGCGGCTGCCGACCGACGCCGCCTTCCGACGATTCCGGCAGGAGTACGACCGGTGCCTGTTCGAGAACACGTATGGCGTCGAGGCCACGGATGAGGGCCGGAAGGAGGTGTTCGGCGCTGACTTCGCCGCGTGGGCGCGCCCCGGTGAGTCCGACGACGCCGTCTGGGCCGACGCAGAGGACTCCTTCACCCCTCCCGTTGCGACCCCGGCGAGAGACCTGCTCGAGGagttcgaggaggaggccggggaCGGCAGCATCCAGAGCCTCGCGCTGGGCGCGCTTGACAACAGCTTCTTGGTTGGAGGGTCAGGGATACAGGTGGTCAAGAATTTCCGGCATGGCGTGCACGGCAAGGGCGTCTCTGTGAGGATATCTGATGGCCGTGGTGGTGGGAACGCGTACATGACACCGCAGAAGGCTCTGCTTATGCGTGGCGAGACGAATATGCTTCTGATGAGCCCTGGAGAGACTGGCACTCGCCATTCCAATGGCGTCCATCATGTTGATATAGAGACTGGCAAGGTTGTGGCTCAGTGGAGGTTTGAGAAGGATGGAACTGACATCACAATGCGAGACATCGCCAACGACAGTAAGGGCGCGCAGCTGGAACCCTCTGGATCAACCTTCTTAGGATTGGATGACAACCGGCTATGCCGGTGGGATATGAGGGATTCCAGGGGCAGGGTGCAAACAATTGGGAGCTCATCTGAGTCACCGGTGCTGCAATGGTCGCAGGGCCATCAGTTCTCAAGGGGCACCAATTTCCAATGCTTTGCAAGTACAGGGGATGGTTCGATTGTGGTTGGTTCTGTGGATGGCAAGATTAGGCTCTATTCCAAGAGTTCGATGCGGATGGCGAAGACAGCATTCCCAGGGCTTGGATCACCAATCACACATGTTGATGTTACTTATGATGGGAAGTGGATTCTGGGCACTACTGATACATATTTGATCTTGATCTGTACCATCTTTAAGGACAAGGATGGTAAAGAGAAGACAGGATTCAGTGGGCGTATGGGAAATAGGATTGCAGCACCAAGATTGCTGAAGCTCTCCCCATTGGATTCAATTTTGGCAGGGTCCGAGAACAAATTCCATGGCGGGCAGTTCTCTTGG GTAACAGAGAATGGGAAGCAAGAAAAGCATCTTGTTGCGACAGTTGGCAAATTTAGTGTCATTTGGAACTTTCAGCAGGTGAAGGACAGCAACCATGAGTGCTACCGCGATCAGGAAGGGCTCAAGAGCTGCTATTGTTACAAAGTTGTCCTGAAAGACGAATCCATTGTTGACAGCCGTTTCATGCACGAGAAATTTGCAACAACCGACTCCCCTGAGGCTCCTCTGGTGGTGGCAACACCCATGAAAGTCAGCTCCTTCAGTTTAGCCAATAGACGATTACACTGA